Genomic DNA from Candidatus Komeilibacteria bacterium CG_4_10_14_0_2_um_filter_37_10:
GCAATAAAATTTATATCATCTTCCTGAATATTGGGACCGGCTAATATTTCATCACCGATAGGAATATAATCTTTATATCTCTTGCCTTCATCGTTCAGATAAGTCAAATTTGATTGTAATTTACTATAATAACCATTAGTTAACTCATCGGAACTCAGTGGTAATAAATTAGCTGGTTTAATACCAGATTCTGTAATTAAATCAGCTAATAACAAATTATCTGCTGGCGATGGTTGACGGTATTTGGCTAAAGATTTATCGATATCTAGAGACCACTCTGCTAAATAAGATAAGGTATAAATTTGCTTACCATCTTTATGCCACGGAGTTGTTTGATGGTTAATAAAATAATTAACAAATCTTTTTATTTGTTTATATTGTTGTGGGAGTAATTGTTGTAACTCGTTAATCAATTCTGGCTGGTTAGTAAAAATTTGCTCTAAACTAAACTCTATATTTCCACCATTTTTATTTGTGCTACTTTTTTCTCCTTGATAATAAGCATAAAGTAACTGACTAACGCCTGGTTTTTCCAAAAAATTAACTATTATCTGGTCATCAGTCTTTTCTTTTCGTTCAATGATAAATTCTGCTAAAGACTCTCTTAATAATGGTAATGGTAAATTATTACGTAAATTTTTCAAATCATACTGCTGACGCATTAACATCTGTAAAAGATTATTCAGACTACTCTTATCCTGCAACGCTTCTTTGCGGGCCAAAGTATAATCTACGCGTAAACGTAATGGGTGCAAAACAGCTGCTAAATCATCAACGGACTTTACTTGCTCCAACAAACTGGCTATTTCTTCCGTATTATGTGCTCTCGTTACTTGGTCGCGTAAATAATCAAAGTGATATACCTCGTTGTCTCGGAACTGCTCGTTCATGGTTGGCAATCTTTTTTGTTTCTGACCAGAGTGGCGGACAACATTACGCAAATCATGATAAGCTAACTGGCACTCTTTGCGTCGTAAATGAGCTGACGGGTGCGACGAGCAAGGATTAAAACCCGCCTCGCCCTGTAAGTACTCTAGAAAAATCATTGTTTCTTCCATACTCTCTGGCGCATAACCAGCTTTATCTAAAACCTTTTGTCCCATAATATCCGCACGATACTCCATCTCCTGGGAACTGTGATAATTCTTGCGAAATGATTGAGTGAGGTGGGTTAACTCGTGGGATAAAACAGCGGCAATTTTGTCTTCGCTTAAAAAATAGCGATCATTATCATAAATGGCAAACAGTTCTGTTTTTTGTGTTAAATTTATGGTTTGATCAACTCCTAACTCCAACAGTAACACTTCTAAATCATCTTCACTATCAGCTAAAGATAGTCGTTGAAAATCCAAATTGCTTCCCTCTAATATTTGCGAAATTAATTTTTGTCTTTTTTTCCGATAATGTTCGGATAAATTATAAACCAAACCAGTATTAATAAATATTGGTATTTCTAAATTCTTCTCCGCTATTAATGGGTAATCTTTTAGCTGTCGATCAGTAAACACATAAGCGTTAATACTTGATTCGCGAACAAAATACGTTTTTACTTTAGCGGCAACTGGCAAGGGCAAAGCAGTAACTATACTATCCGCAATGTTTTGTAATTTTGTTAGATAAAGCTGTTCGGAAGAAAATGATAAATCTTCTTGGTGTTGCGTGCCAAGTACTTGATAATGCTCTCTTTTTTTAGCTAGGATTAACTCATCTTCACGACTGCGTTCACCATACGTTTCCTGCTGCTGATCTTTATGGAGAATATTTTCTGCGCGTGTTTTGTTAGCTATAGAGTTCTTGCTCTCCGAGGTTCCGGTAGGCTGACTAACACTTAATGATTTTGACCAAATATTATCTCTAAACATGCTATCATTATAACAATAATTACCTTTTTTGTCAGAAAAGAATACCAAAAAATACCGGTTAAACTCAGTATTTTTTAATTAAAAATTTTTATAGCTTATTTAATCCGTAAAAAAAATCAGTTTCTGCTTGTTGTGCTACTTTCACCAAGGTTGCTAGTGCTTCAATAGGATACTGACCCATGGCTGTTTCATCAGACAACATTAAAGCATCTGCGCCGTCCAATACCGCATAAGCGATATCACAAACCTCAGCTCTGGTTGGATGCGGGTGATTGATCATGGAGGTTAACATTTGGGTAGCCACAATTACCGGTTTGTTATGCCAAATACAAATACGTAATAAATGACGCTGAATATACGGTATTTTTTCCATTGGTAATTCAATGCCCAAATCCCCACGAGCAATCATAATACCATCCGCGGCATGAATAATCTCTTCCACGTGTTGCAAACTAATGGCGTTTTCGATTTTGGCAATAATTTTAGCTCGATCACCAACTATCTTTCTTAATTTAATAACGTCCTTAGCTTCTTGAGCAAAAGATAGGGCGATATAGTCAACCTTATTCTTTAAACCAAATAATACATCTTTTTGATCTTTGCTGGTCATGCCAGAGGTTGTTAATTTGGTATGAGGTGCATTAACACCCTTACCACTAAGTAACTGACCACCACGAATAACTTCAGTGTTGATTTTTTTACCCTTAATCTGCCTAACTATTAATTCTATCCGACCATCTGCTAGATAGATTGGATCGCCAATATTTAAATCTAAATGAATATAAGGATCATTAATATGAATACAATTATCACTAGTATCTTTCTGATTGGTAGAAAAAATAACTTCTTGTCCTTCTGTCAATTCCACACCGTTGGCCGGTAACTTACCAACTCTAATTCTTGGTCCTTGCAAATCTTGCAAAATTTTAACTTTATTCTTACTAAGCTTTCTAATTAGATTTGATTGCTCAACAAATTTCTCCGCACTACAATGGGAAAAATTAAAGCGAGCAATGTTTAAACCGCGCGTGATTAATTTCTTCAATTCCTCCGGTTGCTCACAACTAGGGCCAATGGTAGCTATTATTTTAGTTCTCATATTATTTTTTAATATTAAAGTAGGCTTATTATAGGTTATTAATTGCTTATTTTCAATGGTCAACTTGCGATTAGTATTGACATCGATAAAAAAATATGATAATATACCTTAATTATTTATTTGTTCATTAAAATGAGGATTAGAAATGAAAAATTTTGTAGAAATACAAAACTTTGGTTTTAATAGTATAACAATCACCGCGTTAATGACGATGATATTTACTATTTTACAGGGAGTTGGTATTACACAGCAAGGCAAAAAAATATGGCAGGAAAAATCAGCTCGTTCGCTGTCACCAGAACTATTTTTTTTATTGCTTTTCTACTTTCTCTCTTTTTTCTTTTATGGCTGGAGTAAAGATAGTTTGGCTATGTGTTTTAATAGTTTACTGGGATTACTATATATACCGATTATTGTTGGTATTTATAAATTTCAAACTCTGAGTTTGATCAAAAAGATTATTTTTTTTCTTACATCTCTCATCGTACCCATGATGATCATATTACAAGAAAAAGATATATTTTTACTTGTTCTGTTACTGATTAGTTTACTGGTACTAATAACACAACCATTGGCTATGCTGAAAGAAAAATCACGAGGATCAGTAGATCTAAATTACATTCTTATTTTTTTCGTAACCAGTGTCTTCTGGCTAGTTTATTCGATGATTATTAATAATTGGCCGTTAGAAATATTTAATAGCCTAGCCATAATTGTTTATTTGTGGATTTTGTGGCTCTATCATCAATATCAATAAAAAATTCAAAAGGAAGTAACCGTCAGCGGACTTCCTTTTTTTGTATCTTCAATTTCTTTTATTAAAACTAATAATTAAACAACCAAACGACAATTAACAAGGAAGCAATATTTTCCAACATAATTAATGGAATACCGAAATAAAAATACCACTTTCTTTTTTTATGGTGAAAAAGAAACATCCCCAACCAAATTCCCAAAGCCCCAAATAAGGAAGCCCAAAAGAATAATTTCCCTTCTGGCGTGCGTTCACTAAAAACATCATAAGACCTACTCTTATCTTGATACATTAACCAGAGACTATATAAATTAATGATACTCAAAATAATTACCACCAACCAAACAAAATCTGGCCGCACTTCTAAACTAGCTAAATCAATATTCATAACTGTATTGTAACAAAAATATTACTATTAGCCTAGGATAATAGTAATACTTATCGTATTGATTGATATCCCCCACTCACCCCACCCTTTGCTAAAACAATTTGCCATAATTGATTTTTGCGAGCGCGAAACGAACCAGCGCAACTCAATAAATAATAGTTCCACATTCGATAAAACCGTTCATTATATAACTGTTTTATTTGCGGCCAATGCAATTGAAAGTTTTGATACCAGGCCATCAAGGTTTTGTCATAATCAGCGCCAAAGTTATGCCAATCCTCTAAGACAAAAAGACCACTGATACTCTTACTGATTTGTGTTGGTGACGGCAACATACCGTTAGGAAAAATATATTTACCGGTCCAAGAATCATTGGAATAAACCGAGGTATTACCACCAATGGTATGTAATAGAAACAAACCACCTTCCCGTAAACAACGATAGACTATTTGCATGAATTCTTGATAATTTTTATAACCAACATGTTCAAACATACCAATGGATATAATCGCATCATATTCCTTAGTTAATAATCGGTAGTCCTGCAACTTAATGTCAATGGATAGGCCTTTATTTCTTTCTTGATTGTATTTAACTTGTTCTTGGGAAACTGTGATGCCATCAACTTGAACATGGTATTTGCTTGCTGCATAACGAGCAAAAGCACCCCAACCACAACCAATATCTAATACTCTAGCACCGGGCTTAAGCTGCAATTTATCACAGCATAAGGCTAATTTAGCTGATTGTGCTTGATCCAAATTAGCCGCTTGCTGCCAATAAGCACAACTATAACTCATCTCCGAATCCAGCATCGCTTGATAGAGTTCATTGCCTAAATCATAATGCTCTTGAGCAACTTGATAAGCTCNNNNNNNNNNNNNNNNNNNACGAATTTTCGCTAATAAAAAATCTCCGAATAAATTCCAGCTGAATATTTTTTTATGGATGTTGGCCTGGATAATCTTAGTGATCATGACGTCTAATTGCTGACAATCCCACCAACCATCCATATAACTCTCGCCCAAACCCAACGCTCCTTGAGCTAAAACGCGTTGATAAAAATTTTCATTGTGCACGATCAAATCCCATGGTTGTGAGCCATTGATTTTAATATCCGCTAAAGCCAATAAATCACTAATTTTTTGTTTGGCCGTATTCATTGATCCATAATTACTTCTTTCATCATTATTAATTTTACACTCTTGGTAAAAAAAATCCAGCCCAATACCAAATGGTACTGGGCCGGATTGTAAGCTGACTGGTTATTACCAACGCTTCTGATGATTGCTACTGCCACCACCAAAGCCTTGTCTTTTTGGTCTGTCGGTCATAGGTCTTGCTTCATTAACGGTTATTTTACGACCGTCCAATTCGCGACCATTTAACAATTCGATGGCTTGGGCAGCTTCTGAGTCGCTGCTCATTTCCACGAAACCAAAACCTTTTGATCGGCCAGTTTGTTTGTCAACTATAATTGCAACTGATTGAACTGCGCCAGCTTCGGTAAACAATTCTTGCAAAGATTCCTCTTTGGTATTATAGGACAAACTGCCTACAAATAGTTTATTAGCCATTATCTACAAAATAAACAATGATAATGTCTTTTTCACAAATGAGGCGACTTTTTTCATAATTATTTAAAATAATAAGAAAACTCTCACTGTTAAAATGACAATCACAGCATACAAGAAAGTTAATTAATTGTCAAGAGTAAATTATTAACAAATATGATAAAAAAATACTGACTTTTAAAATCAGTATTTATTCTTGGTGAATTGGATAGATAAACTGTAAAAATCGTATGGGTTACCAGGAATGCGTCCGACTTTAAAAACAATAAAGTGCAAATGATCCTGATCGGTCCATCCGGTTTTACCAACGCGTCCTATGGCTTGTCCTCGCGTAACATAGTCTCCTACCTTAAGGCCGGTATTTTGAAAAGAGTTTAACCCCAGATGACAATATTGGGAATATTCTCCTTGATGATGTCGAATAGTCAAATAATTTAACTTATCGCGAAAATCCTCGGTCGTTCCCCATTCATTAAAATGATCTATTGCTTCAATAATCTGTCCATCGTAGGCAGCTAAAATTTCTGTACCATCCGGTACAAGAAAATCAATTGCCCATTTAAAAGGTCCAACATGTGAACTCGGGCTTTTGGTAGCTAAATAAAA
This window encodes:
- the pyk gene encoding pyruvate kinase translates to MTIENKQLITYNKPTLILKNNMRTKIIATIGPSCEQPEELKKLITRGLNIARFNFSHCSAEKFVEQSNLIRKLSKNKVKILQDLQGPRIRVGKLPANGVELTEGQEVIFSTNQKDTSDNCIHINDPYIHLDLNIGDPIYLADGRIELIVRQIKGKKINTEVIRGGQLLSGKGVNAPHTKLTTSGMTSKDQKDVLFGLKNKVDYIALSFAQEAKDVIKLRKIVGDRAKIIAKIENAISLQHVEEIIHAADGIMIARGDLGIELPMEKIPYIQRHLLRICIWHNKPVIVATQMLTSMINHPHPTRAEVCDIAYAVLDGADALMLSDETAMGQYPIEALATLVKVAQQAETDFFYGLNKL
- a CDS encoding DUF1294 domain-containing protein, with the protein product MNIDLASLEVRPDFVWLVVIILSIINLYSLWLMYQDKSRSYDVFSERTPEGKLFFWASLFGALGIWLGMFLFHHKKRKWYFYFGIPLIMLENIASLLIVVWLFNY
- a CDS encoding RNA-binding protein is translated as MANKLFVGSLSYNTKEESLQELFTEAGAVQSVAIIVDKQTGRSKGFGFVEMSSDSEAAQAIELLNGRELDGRKITVNEARPMTDRPKRQGFGGGSSNHQKRW